The bacterium genome has a window encoding:
- a CDS encoding YHS domain-containing protein has protein sequence MDVVPEKAAGQFTFDKTTYYFCSKGCLVKFRQNPGNYAPQASRPQVPQESGGT, from the coding sequence ATGGATGTGGTTCCCGAAAAAGCGGCAGGACAGTTCACTTTCGACAAAACTACGTACTATTTTTGTAGTAAAGGTTGCCTGGTGAAATTCCGCCAAAACCCTGGAAACTACGCACCGCAAGCGTCCCGCCCGCAAGTTCCGCAGGAAAGCGGAGGTAC